CGACTGAACGCGGGGCATAAGAAGTGGGCATGGGCGAGCCTTCTTTGGGTTGCTTTTTCCGATATTTACATCCGTCTCTGTTCGATGGGCATCTGGCATGACTGGAGAATTCTCTAGATGCCGGAATTCCAGCGGTTCTCCTACGACGTACTCGTGATTGGAGCTGGCGGAGCAGGCCTGCGCGCCGCCATCGAAGCTGGAGCCGCGGGTGCGAAGGTCGGCGTGGTCTGCAAATCACTACTCGGCAAAGCGCATACCGTAATGGCCGAAGGAGGCATCGCGGCAGCGCTGGCCAATGTCGACGATCGCGATAACTGGCGGGTTCATTTCGCCGATACGATGCGTGGCGGTCAGTACCTGAACAACTGGCGCATGGCCGAACTCCACGCTAAAGAAGCTCCGGAATGCGTCCGCGAACTCGAGGCATGGGGCGCGCTTTTCGATCGCACGACGGACGGCAAGATTCTTCAACGAAACTTCGGCGGACACCGATATCCCCGGCTGGCCCACGTCGGCGACCGCACCGGCCTGGAGATGATACGCACACTCCAGGACCACGGCATCCATACTGGGATGGAAGTCCACATGGAGTGCACGGTACTCAGCCTGCTGCTCGACGGAAATCGCATTGCAGGAGCTTGCGGATACGACCGCGAGAGGGGCCGCTTCCAGTTGTGGGACGCGAAGGCAGTGGTGCTGGCCACCGGCGGAATCGGGCGTGCCTTCAAGGTGACCAGCAACAGTTGGGAATATACAGGCGACGGCCTTGCGTTGGCGTATCGCGCCGGAGCCGAACTCCAGGACATGGAATTCGTTCAGTTTCACCCCACCGGCATGGTCTGGCCGATCAGCGTGAGCGGGATTCTCGTAACCGAAGGTGTCCGCGGCGAAGGCGGCGTCTTGCGCAACAGCGAAGGCCGCCGATTCATGTTCGACGACATCCCTGACCTGTATAAGGAGCAGACTGCGGACTCTGAGGAAGAAGGCTGGCGGTATACGCAAGGCGATAAGAATGCGCGCCGTCCGCCTGAGCTGCTCACCAGGGACCATGTTGCGCGGTGCATCAATCGCGAAGTCAAGGCAGGTCGCGGCTCGCCGCATGGCGGTGTCTTCCTCGATATTTCCTGGATCAAGGAGCGCATGCCGAAATCAGAGGAGCATATCAAACGCAAGCTCCCCAGCATGTATCACCAATTCAAGCAGCTTGCCGATCTTGACATCACGAAAGAGCCGATGGAAGTTGGTCCAACGACTCACTACATGATGGGGGGAATTCGCGTCGATGGCGATTCGCAGATGTCCAGTGTGCCCGGGCTTTTCGCCGCGGGGGAGGCGGCAGCAGGATTGCATGGCGCGAATCGGCTGGGCGGAAATTCCCTTTCTGATCTCGTTGTATTCGGAAGGCGTGCGGGGCGCTTTGCCGCAGAATTCGCCAACGCCAACGGCCCAGTAACGATCGACGAGGAGGAGCTTCAGACCGCCGCAACAGCGGCCCTCGCTCCCTTTGACCGTGGCCCTGCCGGCGAGAACCCATACCAGATTCAATACGATCTGCAGGAAACCATGCAGGACCTCGTCGGGATCGTGCGGGTCGAGAGTGAAATGCAACAGGCGCTCGACGCGATCGGGCAGTTAAGCACGCGAGCAGAGCGAACAGGCATAGCGGGCAATCGCGAGTACAACAACGGCTGGCACACGACGATCGATATCGGCAACATGATGGTCGTGTCTGAAGCAATTACCCGTGCTGCGCTGCTGCGAAAAGAAAGCCGCGGCGCGCAGTTCCGCGAAGACTTCCCGAACAAGGATTCGGAGTGGGGAAAGTACAACATCGTCATCAGGCGAAGCGCAGACGGTGAGATGCAAGTCGAAAGGCGCGCACTGACGCCGATGCCGGATGAGCTAAAGAAGGTGATTGAAGAGATGAAATAGCGGGAGACGACAGAGATGGCCACACCAGCGACATTTCGCATCTGGCGCGGAAACTCCGCAGGCGGCGCATTCCGGGATTACACAACAGCCGTGGAGGAGGGCATGGTTGTTCTGGACGCGGTGCACCGCATCCAGGCGCAGCAAGCGCCCGACCTGGCGGTGAGATGGAACTGCAAGGCCGGCAAGTGTGGGTCGTGCTCTGCCGAAATCAATGGCATGCCCAGCCTTATGTGTATGACCCGGCTAAGTGCCATCGACCTGAATATGCCAGTCATCGTGGAACCGATGCACGCGTTTCCGGTCATACGCGATCTGGTCACAGATGTTTCGTGGAATTTCCAGGCTAAGAAGACGATCAAGCAATTCAAGCCACGCCCACCCGACGCGGCCGATGGAACATGGCGAATCCAGCAGGCCGACGTCGAGCGCGTGCAGGAGTTTCGCAAATGCATCGAGTGTTTTCTCTGCCAGGACGTGTGCCACGTTCTGAGGGAACACCACAAGCACGACGAATTTATCGGTCCGCGTCTGCTCGTCTATTCAGCCGCACTGGAAATGCATCCGCTTGACACCGAAGACCGGGTCAGCGATTTGAGGCACAAACACAACATCGGTTACTGCAACATCACGACTTGTTGCCGCCAGGTCTGCCCCGAGTCGATCACGATTACAGAGAACGCGATCATCCCGCTCAAAGAGCGCGTCGTGGACCGTTATTTCGATCCCCTGAAGCGGCTGTTCCGCATCCTCTAACTGAAACTCACTTCTCCCAATACCGGGGAGATTTGCTATCTCGGCCGGGCGTCCTGGACATCAAAGGGAACCAATTCCTGTTCCAATTCTCCCCATTCGTAGGCGGGATTTTGAAGCAGCCGCACGCAGCTATTCCAGCGAAGGATGGCATCGTCGTTCCCTGCCGGGCGGATTTTCTCAGCCTTTGCAAAATGGCGCAGAGCATGGTCGAAAAGCGCCACCAATGAGCGAGGCAGTTGCCCGGCGTTGAGCTGGGCTTTTGCGCGTCGCTCGTGCAGAATCCCAGCGTAGTAGAGGCGCTCGTACGAATCCCTGAGTTGCCGGAAGATCTCTTCGGTTTCCCGGTAGCGATCAGACTCACGGCCGGTGAATTGATCTGTAAGGGAGAGACCAAGCAAACGGAGTGCGGGCTGATGCTGCGGTTCGATGGTCAAGATATCGCGACAGATCGACTCTGCCTCTTCCGGTTCGTTGAGCGAGCGATAGAGTTCAGCTTTCGAGATGGCCACAGCAATCCCAGCTGTCGAAATGAGTTTAACCTTATATTCCATGGCTCTTTCCCTCCATGTTCAATTTTCTCTGGCGCCGCGAATGTTGCGAACCGAGCCCTATGTTCCGGTCCGGCAATTCGACCAACGGCCAGATTGGAAGTGAGCTGCGTCTGGATCCAACCCCCACATCAACGCAATAACGCTGTGCATTGGCGGTACACGATAGTCGGCTGCCGCTTCGTTTACTGCCTATCGTCCTGAAAACCCTCAGCGTCGCGTCTGCGAATGAGCCTTTGGCAGTGATCAGCATCCCTAATTGTTCCAATCCTCTGCGAAGAATTGGTTCAGATCGTCTGCAACTGAAGAACCCGAGTTTTCAACGGGGTCATCACGCCTGCCTTCTTGACCACGACATTATGCTTCTTTCCCTAAGCGTAGTCCAGACTTGATTAGAGCCTCGTCGGCGGCCCTTGCAGCTCCACAGCTCGGAGATCAGTCCTGGTAAACGCCATGCTCGTCACCTAACTCCCGGATGGTCTGCAATACGGAAGTAATCATTCTCCTTTTGTAGTGCACGCAAAACGGGTTTTTCGACAATAACGGGATCGAACTTGCCGATAACCGGACTTTACGGGCACAACGGGATACTCCGGGTTTGCCCGTCATCCGGCCGCAACCCGGGAATCTGGAACCCCTCACGAGGCTCAATTAGTCCCTAGGTTTTCGTGATAGGCGAACTATACTCTTGAGACAATCGAGGGACTTCCTGTTGACATTCAACTGGAAAAGGGCGCAAAGTATCTGTTGAAAATCAACAGGGGAGCAAATGGGCGAGAGCAAATCTGACGTTCTGCAAGGCACCCTCGATCTGATGGTGCTGAAGACACTGGAGTCCATGGGCCCATTGCATGGCTATGGCATAGCACGTCGGATCGAGCAGGTAAGCGATGACACTCTCAACCTGAATCAGGGGACCATCTATCCGGCTCTTCTTCGCCTGCAGCAGAAGCGCTGGATTACTGCCGAATGGGGAACCTCAGAGAACAACCGCCGCGCCAAGTACTACTCCCTGAGCCGATCCGGCAGGAAGCAGATCGAAAAAGAGACGGAAAGCTGGGAGCGGATCGCTGCCACGATGGCCCGCTTCCTCACCACGCCTCGTTAGGAGTTCTTCTATGGGCTGGCTGCAAACCTTGTGGAGCCGCTGCGTCGCCTTCTTCGGAGAGAGCAAGCTCGACGAGGAGCTCGACGAGGAGTTGCTTACGCACCTCGATCTCGCCGTGGAAGAGAACCTGCATCGCGGCATGTCGCCACAGGGCGCAAGGCGCGCCGCACTCCTCAAATTTGGGGGCGTAGCCCAGACCAAGGAAAGCTACCGCCGGCAACGTGGGCTCCCATTCGTCGATGCGCTGATTCAGGATGTGCGCTTTGGAACCCGTCAGATCAGGCACTCTCCCGGCTTCGCTCTGATTGCCATCCTTACGCTCTCTCTCGGAATCGGAGCCAACACTGCCGTCTTTACCTTGACCCATGCCCTCTTGCTGAAGACTCTGCCCGTCCGCGATCCCGGCGAGTTGGTGCGGTTGACCATCAGTATGAGCGCCGAAAGGAATGGCAGTAACGCGCCTCTCAACCTCCCGATCATCGAATTCATCGAGAGTCATTCGCGCTCCTTTCATGGCATCTTTGCCTGGTGTGTCTACGACTTTCCCTTCAGGGACGGAGCCGTCAACAGCGGCATACACGGCGCAATCCTAAGCGGCAATGCCTTTCAGTCTCTGGGCGTAAACCCATCGCTGGGCCGTCTGCTTACTCCCGCCGACGACCAGCCGGGCGGCGGACCCGACGGCCTGGCCGCAGTCATCAGCCATCGCATCTGGGTCGAACGCTATCAAGCCAGCCCTTCCGTGCTCGGAAGGCACATCACCGTGACCGACCACAGTGCGACCATCGTCGGTGTTGCTCCCGCTGGATTCGAGGGAGTCATCGTCGCCGAACATCCCGACATCTATCTGCCGCTCGAATTTCAGGCAATCCTCTATGGTCAGGACACCAAGCGCGACGGCGGCCGGCTGTGGCTCGATACATTTGCCCGTCTCAACCCAGGCGTCACCCGCGCGCAGGCCGAAGCAGAGATCAGCGCTCTCTTTCCCGCCATCCTCGACGCGACTCTGCCACCTGCTCTGCGGCATATGCCTCAGATTGAGAGAGCCCGTCTCGAAGTCAGGCCCGCGAGCACTGGCTGGAGCAGGCTTCGTTCACAGTACACGGAACCGCTGTTGCTCCTGCAACTGATGGTCGCCGCCGTTCTGCTCATCTGCTGTGCCAATCTCTCCGGCCTCTTTCTCGCCCGCGCCTCCGCCCGCCGGCAGGAGTTCGCGATTCGCGGAGCCTTGGGAGCAAGCCGGCTGCGCCTCATGCGGCAGCTCTTCGTCGAGTGCCTCATGCTGGCTCTCCCCGGCGCGCTCCTCGGCATCTGGCTCGCCACCCTCAGTGGCCCCTGGATCCTCCACATGCTCGGCAACGCCGAGGCGGAGCAGGCAATCTCCATGCGGCCCAATCTCACCGTGCTCTCTGTCACCATCGCCTGTGCCGTCTTCTGTGCCTTCCTCTTCGGGATGGCTCCCGCCTGGACCGCAGGCCGCACCAGCGTAGACGCGGACCTCCGCAGCTCCCATCCGCGAATGCATCTCGGTGCCGCCGGGCTGGGCAGTTTTTTCGTCCCCTTTCAGTTGGCCCTTTCGCTCACCCTGGTTGTGGTCGCTGCGTTATTCGGCACCACCATAACCCATCTGCTCACCGAGGACTCCGGCTATCGAACCGACAACGTACTCATCGTGCTGACCGACTTCCTTCGCATCCCCGAAAAAGGCGATGCCTTAGTCGCCCTCTACCGCCGCATGGCTGCGCGCATGGAGGAGCTTCCAGGCATCGAGCAGGCCAGTGTCGCCGCAATCTCACCCCTCATGGGAGATCGTTGGATGGACGAATTCGTCGCTGCAGACAAATCCGGGCAAGCCCAGCCAACTGAAGTCATGGGGAATGTAATAGCGGCCCACTACTTTTCTGCCGTAGGCATACCCATCCTCGCCGGGCGCGACCTGGAAAATAAAGACTCCGACCGAAACTCCTGCGTCATAAGCCACGCCGCAGCTCGGCTCTACTTCCCCAACACCTCGGCCCTTGGCAAAACCCTGCGAAACATCGTTCGTTACCAAAAAAACGCCAACTATCCCTTCCACGACTTCCAGATCGTCGGCATCGTTCAGGATACGAAGTACGACACCTTGCGCGAGTCGACCCCACCCATCGTCTATCTTCCAATTACTACCGGCAATGCCGGCATGACTAACGCCGGAGCCAATCTCTTCTTCGTCATTCATGCCCGCAACGATGCCGCTGCGAGATCGGCATATCTCACTGCATTGCACGAGATGGCCCCGTCCAGTCCTGAGATCGCCCCGTTCGAATTCAAACAGACCTTTCTCGACTCAGTCTCACGCGAGCGGCTGTTATCCGCCATGTCAGGCTTCTTCGCATTCCTCGGTCTGTTGCTAAGCGGCATCGGTGTCTATGGTCTTGTGGCATGGAACGTGACCCGGAGAACAACGGAGATCGGTCTCCGAATGGCACTCGGTGCGACTCGCATGGAAGTCTTCCACCTCGTCATGCGTCAGGTGATGCGCTTGCTCGCCGTAGGTCTCTTCGCCGGAGGACTAGGCGCATTCTTCGCCGCCCGCATGGTCCGCGACTTCCTCTTTGAGATCCAACCAGGTAATCCCGCCATCTTCCTGTCCTCTGCGATGCTGCTTGTATCGATCGCCGTGCTGGCCGCTCTGTTGCCCGCACGGCGTGCCGTCTCCATCGATCCCATGCAGGCACTGAAGACCGAGTAGTCGCTCCCTTCAAAAGAGCGCAGCAATATCGATCGTCTGCATCGTCTGGCTGTTTGGCTCCCGGCTCAAATGAGCACGCCCCTGCTTAATCTCCCGCTCCACCTCGTGGGCAGCTCTTTGCTCATGCGTGTCTCGAAGAAAATGCGCGTACTGCGTCAGCACAGACAGATAAGTAGGATGCCATCCCAACGTCTTGCCCAGAATCTCCGATCCACGCTGCATCAGGCTATTCGCCGATGCCGCATCACCGCTCTTCCAGTACGCATAGCCCAGCAGAAATGTATTCAGCCCGGTTGGCAGCTGCTCAGCCCCATAAAATTCGTTCGAAAGCTGTAGCCCGGACTGCAGGTAAGAGATGGCCTCAGGGTATCGATGCAACTGGCATAGAGAGCCGGACAGAACCAGCTGCGCGCCGATCTTGTCCTCCGGAGTGGCGTTCCTGTCCTTCGAGAACGCATCGAAGGCGCGCAGCGCAAACGATCGAGATCTCTCCGCCTGATGTTCCCGCAGATATAGCGCAGAAAGGTGATACCAGCTCTGCGGCAGCTCTGGCTCCAACCCAGCCGCCTCCCGCATCTTCATCGCCTTCGACTCCGCAGCTTCCGCACCCTTTAGATTACCCGTCTCCATGTAAAGGGTTCCCAGGCGATCAATGGTATCTGCGAGGTCTGGCGCAGAGACCGGCACAGCCGTCAGCAGCCTCATAGCGTGCTCATAGGCCGTCTCCGAGGGACCGTACCTGCCTGCATCCTGGTACAGAATGCCGAGACGTAACCATATACGCCCTGCCTCGACTGCCGGCATCTGCGGTGGCTCTGCACTACGCGACGCCGCTTCATACGCGGCTGTCTCTCTTTGCAGATCTTCCCGTGTCAGGATCTGCGCCTTCAGCCGCAAGCCGTTCGCACAGCATGCCGCGAGGCAAACAAGAAGAAGATACGATCTCTTCGACCGCACGACGAATCCGCTGGACAGCATAGAAAAGGCTTTCATGAGTAAGGTCCTCCTAAATGACCGCATCCATCAAGAGCACTTAGGTTGCCATGTTGGATCTCTACATAAGCGCAGTTTTATGTTGAATGCCTACATGAGAAAAGATTGTTGTTGTGTCCATTTATGAGAATGACTTGTCCAGAAGCGGACGCTGCGACGGACTTCGACTTTCAGCTCGGCCAGACATCTCGGGTTTGCAGATACAGATCCCCCGTCCAATCTGGCATGCGGTTCGGGGCAAAGTAACAGGCGAACTGCCAACAGGGCCTCACCGAATCAATGTGATGTTCTCCCGAACAATGGGAACCATCGATGTCATCGGCGGAGAACTTTGACCGTCGAAGGATTGAAGGGTCTGGTGGACTAATGCTTTGTCATCCCAGTAAACGAAGGAATGCTGTCCAAAAGGAGTGCCCTCGTACATTCCTGAGAATCACCTAAGCTTATCGTTCCGGGCTTCCTTGTCTCACGAAACCGCTGCATAACTAGCTTTTTGTATTCTTGGCCTTTTCTCTGCATACGGACTATATCCAGTTTGGGACCTCGATGATTTACATGATGACTAAGCATCTGCATCACAGGCTCAAGGCGTCCTTCGGGAAATTGGTCGATAAGAAGTTTGAGTTCATCTCTGGTCGCCATGATGGCGTCAGCATATCGCGGTACATACGACGCAGCAACAATCTCGCTTTCATCTGGGAATAACCGGAGTTTTCGCAAACTGACCTCGTGCTTTCACGAGATACTGTAACCAAAGTCTGTTTCAGCCGATGCTGCGATCGTTTCTCCACTCCAGGACGCCATGAACAACAGCCGGGAATTCTTGGACGCTACACCGAATGAAGCACCCGTTCGAGGGTTCGTGCACCGGCCGACCGGTTCGGGCGGCGACTGCCTTGTCCTAACGCACGGTGCGGGAGCGAACTGCGGATCTCAGCTTCTCGTGGCACTGGCGGTTGCGTTTTGCGACTCGGGGCTAACAGTCCTTCGTTGCGATCTTCCCTTCCGCCAGATGCGACCACATGGGCCCCCACCGCGCGGCAGTGCTGAGCGCGATCAACAGGGACTTCGAGCGGCAGTTGGATCCCTGCGCCGACAAACTTCGGGCCGAGTGTTCCTCGGCGGTCATTCGTACGGAGGGAGGCAAGCGTCGATGCTCGGCGCGACCGAACCCGGTCTCGTCGACGGACTCCTATTGCTCTCATACCCGCTTCACCCACCACAACGACCCCATGAGTTACGAACGGAGCACTTCCCACGCCTCCGAACCCCGGCGATGTTCGTCCACGGCACACGGGATGGGTTCGGCTCCATCGATGAGGTGGTGGCGGTGCTGAAGCTCATTCGGGCAAGGACCGTACTGCTTCCAGTTCCTGGCGCAGGGCACGAACTCGTGACGAAGCGGAATCACGAGGAGGTGCCCAAGCTAGTCGTGGAGGCATTCCGATTATTCGCTTCCGGTTCTATCTCGGTCACCGAGCCTGAACAAGCGCCATGAGAGCTTTTCTGAGACACTTCCCGAACGAGGACTTCTAGGGCGCTCAGTCGGTGCGAAAGCGATTTCGCACTCCCTGAAGCACGGTCTGTCCCCAGAAATTGACCTTAGTGCTACTCGAAGAGGGAGATGGCGACTCGGAGATCGTCGGCCAGGCGTCGGTATAGCTCCTGTACGGTGCGGAGCG
This Tunturibacter gelidoferens DNA region includes the following protein-coding sequences:
- a CDS encoding ABC transporter permease — protein: MGWLQTLWSRCVAFFGESKLDEELDEELLTHLDLAVEENLHRGMSPQGARRAALLKFGGVAQTKESYRRQRGLPFVDALIQDVRFGTRQIRHSPGFALIAILTLSLGIGANTAVFTLTHALLLKTLPVRDPGELVRLTISMSAERNGSNAPLNLPIIEFIESHSRSFHGIFAWCVYDFPFRDGAVNSGIHGAILSGNAFQSLGVNPSLGRLLTPADDQPGGGPDGLAAVISHRIWVERYQASPSVLGRHITVTDHSATIVGVAPAGFEGVIVAEHPDIYLPLEFQAILYGQDTKRDGGRLWLDTFARLNPGVTRAQAEAEISALFPAILDATLPPALRHMPQIERARLEVRPASTGWSRLRSQYTEPLLLLQLMVAAVLLICCANLSGLFLARASARRQEFAIRGALGASRLRLMRQLFVECLMLALPGALLGIWLATLSGPWILHMLGNAEAEQAISMRPNLTVLSVTIACAVFCAFLFGMAPAWTAGRTSVDADLRSSHPRMHLGAAGLGSFFVPFQLALSLTLVVVAALFGTTITHLLTEDSGYRTDNVLIVLTDFLRIPEKGDALVALYRRMAARMEELPGIEQASVAAISPLMGDRWMDEFVAADKSGQAQPTEVMGNVIAAHYFSAVGIPILAGRDLENKDSDRNSCVISHAAARLYFPNTSALGKTLRNIVRYQKNANYPFHDFQIVGIVQDTKYDTLRESTPPIVYLPITTGNAGMTNAGANLFFVIHARNDAAARSAYLTALHEMAPSSPEIAPFEFKQTFLDSVSRERLLSAMSGFFAFLGLLLSGIGVYGLVAWNVTRRTTEIGLRMALGATRMEVFHLVMRQVMRLLAVGLFAGGLGAFFAARMVRDFLFEIQPGNPAIFLSSAMLLVSIAVLAALLPARRAVSIDPMQALKTE
- a CDS encoding PadR family transcriptional regulator — encoded protein: MGESKSDVLQGTLDLMVLKTLESMGPLHGYGIARRIEQVSDDTLNLNQGTIYPALLRLQQKRWITAEWGTSENNRRAKYYSLSRSGRKQIEKETESWERIAATMARFLTTPR
- a CDS encoding succinate dehydrogenase/fumarate reductase iron-sulfur subunit, giving the protein MATPATFRIWRGNSAGGAFRDYTTAVEEGMVVLDAVHRIQAQQAPDLAVRWNCKAGKCGSCSAEINGMPSLMCMTRLSAIDLNMPVIVEPMHAFPVIRDLVTDVSWNFQAKKTIKQFKPRPPDAADGTWRIQQADVERVQEFRKCIECFLCQDVCHVLREHHKHDEFIGPRLLVYSAALEMHPLDTEDRVSDLRHKHNIGYCNITTCCRQVCPESITITENAIIPLKERVVDRYFDPLKRLFRIL
- a CDS encoding tetratricopeptide repeat protein, which produces MKAFSMLSSGFVVRSKRSYLLLVCLAACCANGLRLKAQILTREDLQRETAAYEAASRSAEPPQMPAVEAGRIWLRLGILYQDAGRYGPSETAYEHAMRLLTAVPVSAPDLADTIDRLGTLYMETGNLKGAEAAESKAMKMREAAGLEPELPQSWYHLSALYLREHQAERSRSFALRAFDAFSKDRNATPEDKIGAQLVLSGSLCQLHRYPEAISYLQSGLQLSNEFYGAEQLPTGLNTFLLGYAYWKSGDAASANSLMQRGSEILGKTLGWHPTYLSVLTQYAHFLRDTHEQRAAHEVEREIKQGRAHLSREPNSQTMQTIDIAALF
- a CDS encoding alpha/beta family hydrolase; translation: MNNSREFLDATPNEAPVRGFVHRPTGSGGDCLVLTHGAGANCGSQLLVALAVAFCDSGLTVLRCDLPFRQMRPHGPPPRGSAERDQQGLRAAVGSLRRQTSGRVFLGGHSYGGRQASMLGATEPGLVDGLLLLSYPLHPPQRPHELRTEHFPRLRTPAMFVHGTRDGFGSIDEVVAVLKLIRARTVLLPVPGAGHELVTKRNHEEVPKLVVEAFRLFASGSISVTEPEQAP
- a CDS encoding fumarate reductase/succinate dehydrogenase flavoprotein subunit; amino-acid sequence: MPEFQRFSYDVLVIGAGGAGLRAAIEAGAAGAKVGVVCKSLLGKAHTVMAEGGIAAALANVDDRDNWRVHFADTMRGGQYLNNWRMAELHAKEAPECVRELEAWGALFDRTTDGKILQRNFGGHRYPRLAHVGDRTGLEMIRTLQDHGIHTGMEVHMECTVLSLLLDGNRIAGACGYDRERGRFQLWDAKAVVLATGGIGRAFKVTSNSWEYTGDGLALAYRAGAELQDMEFVQFHPTGMVWPISVSGILVTEGVRGEGGVLRNSEGRRFMFDDIPDLYKEQTADSEEEGWRYTQGDKNARRPPELLTRDHVARCINREVKAGRGSPHGGVFLDISWIKERMPKSEEHIKRKLPSMYHQFKQLADLDITKEPMEVGPTTHYMMGGIRVDGDSQMSSVPGLFAAGEAAAGLHGANRLGGNSLSDLVVFGRRAGRFAAEFANANGPVTIDEEELQTAATAALAPFDRGPAGENPYQIQYDLQETMQDLVGIVRVESEMQQALDAIGQLSTRAERTGIAGNREYNNGWHTTIDIGNMMVVSEAITRAALLRKESRGAQFREDFPNKDSEWGKYNIVIRRSADGEMQVERRALTPMPDELKKVIEEMK